A region of uncultured Acidilobus sp. JCHS DNA encodes the following proteins:
- a CDS encoding Undecaprenyl pyrophosphate synthase, whose translation MVYVMSYENCTRRSAEERAVLDELLVNGLRDLRKDEVVNGERIRVKVVGDLGLVSGAAREEAMALEAETASYSGGSLHLGICYSGEWERRMIALGMGAPSLIAGVPPIDLVIRTGGMRRLSGFFPLQTTYAELYFTDLLWPEFSREELKKALEWYKAQEKNFGA comes from the coding sequence GTGGTCTACGTGATGAGCTACGAGAACTGCACCAGGAGGTCGGCTGAGGAAAGGGCTGTCCTTGACGAGCTCCTGGTCAACGGGCTGAGGGACCTCCGCAAGGACGAGGTGGTTAACGGCGAGAGGATAAGGGTCAAGGTGGTTGGCGACCTGGGCCTGGTCTCAGGGGCCGCCAGGGAGGAGGCCATGGCCCTTGAGGCCGAGACCGCCAGCTACAGCGGGGGCTCGCTTCACCTAGGGATATGCTACAGCGGGGAGTGGGAGAGGCGGATGATAGCCCTCGGGATGGGAGCGCCATCATTAATTGCTGGCGTGCCGCCCATAGACCTCGTCATAAGGACTGGCGGCATGAGGAGGCTCAGCGGCTTCTTCCCGCTCCAGACCACCTACGCCGAGCTCTACTTCACCGACCTGCTCTGGCCCGAGTTCAGCAGGGAGGAGCTAAAGAAGGCCCTCGAGTGGTACAAAGCTCAAGAAAAGAACTTCGGGGCCTAG
- a CDS encoding transposase: MESLRKLPKDHRTALIALGYRRLAFWVDWQAEKNGVPLFVVEPAGTSTTCPRCGAELVEVGYRRLRCPRCGLEADRDSIAVLNIERRALSKMGGSLATPTAPQVTDVGPNRWGEPPHL; this comes from the coding sequence GTGGAGAGCCTTAGAAAGCTCCCAAAGGACCACAGGACTGCCCTGATAGCGCTCGGCTACAGGAGGCTGGCGTTCTGGGTAGACTGGCAGGCCGAGAAGAACGGAGTACCATTATTTGTTGTTGAACCCGCTGGCACCTCCACAACGTGTCCAAGGTGCGGTGCTGAGCTCGTGGAGGTTGGCTACCGCAGGCTCAGGTGCCCAAGGTGCGGCCTTGAGGCCGACAGGGACAGCATAGCTGTTCTGAACATTGAGAGGAGGGCGCTCAGCAAGATGGGGGGATCTCTGGCCACCCCGACTGCCCCTCAGGTGACAGATGTAGGCCCGAACAGATGGGGGGAACCTCCCCACCTTTAG